The proteins below come from a single Mucilaginibacter mali genomic window:
- a CDS encoding carboxymuconolactone decarboxylase family protein, which produces MGELIDNFESYRTRMNDRIMETANTNIKRFFALDTTTYADGALDVKTKEMLGLVASMVLRCDDCIKYHLGKCHEAGVNHDEMNEVFMIANLVGGSIVIPHYRRAVEYWDELNS; this is translated from the coding sequence ATGGGAGAACTGATAGACAATTTTGAGAGCTACCGCACGCGGATGAACGACCGCATTATGGAGACGGCCAATACCAATATCAAGCGCTTCTTCGCGCTGGATACCACCACTTATGCCGATGGCGCGCTTGATGTAAAAACCAAAGAAATGCTGGGCCTGGTAGCATCAATGGTGCTGCGCTGCGACGATTGCATTAAATACCACCTGGGCAAATGCCACGAGGCCGGAGTTAACCACGATGAAATGAACGAGGTGTTTATGATAGCCAACCTGGTGGGCGGCTCCATCGTTATCCCACATTACCGCCGCGCGGTGGAGTATTGGGATGAGTT